In one window of Armatimonadota bacterium DNA:
- a CDS encoding LamG domain-containing protein, with product MRPWVFVALLLLVSPCAAADRGGVLFYAGFEGTADAVAVGDATARGEEGGPQFAPGKRGQALLSGENAGYVSYAVEGNVHPERGSIEFWICPQDWDGTDEKFHVFFEASDPGWLLIYKFHSPGVGLFLISEMRETWSTAGQNFSPLQPGEWHHLAATWSPREISFYLDGEASTRLPRPQIPQGLSGRFLVGDRPWHFKRDARSLVDELYIYDRALVAEEVAWAYEHAADRPPGEDVPAGLGPRVQMMARPRASQREIRVEVEVNPRGGAQAAGGVARLEPPAGTKPAPVRMLSYETGEAVIPFTELAPGEYRVKVTMRGRDGAEIGAASQTLTAPGPPVWRGNKIGIPDAPPPPWTPLTTKSLPQLPTSITCWGRRYELGSLGLPSRIESAGAELLGAPVRMRLTAGGKPVRWQARERRLVEATPMVARFAGSAKCDLGTLEWTCAAEFDGMLRYDLTLTPAPGAVADSMELRVPLDPAHATLYHTVMTPYNTARGAVPPEQGAFLKANWAMYWWLGDEERGLAGFCESDEAWDRVDRGDGFRIERTPTSVDAVWSFWETPRTLTEPWRFTCGLQATPVRDISGWRKWRLTPGVNANAHILWPTADVIRYYGYPQATDPEKYGALVADYHAKGIAVVPYSILNGISAQAPEWSFYGEEWANGAADPGSADVIAYKAPLYGCSPAPDWIDFVVWANERYVR from the coding sequence ATGAGGCCGTGGGTATTCGTCGCCTTGCTGCTGCTTGTCAGCCCATGCGCCGCCGCCGACCGCGGCGGCGTGCTGTTCTACGCGGGGTTCGAGGGAACGGCCGACGCCGTCGCTGTGGGAGACGCCACAGCCCGAGGAGAGGAGGGCGGGCCGCAATTCGCGCCGGGCAAACGCGGCCAGGCGTTGCTGTCAGGCGAGAACGCGGGCTACGTCAGCTATGCCGTCGAGGGCAACGTGCATCCCGAGCGCGGGAGCATCGAGTTCTGGATCTGCCCGCAGGACTGGGATGGCACGGACGAGAAGTTCCACGTCTTCTTCGAGGCATCCGACCCGGGCTGGCTTCTGATATACAAGTTTCACTCGCCGGGCGTCGGGTTGTTTCTCATCAGTGAGATGCGCGAGACGTGGAGCACCGCCGGGCAGAACTTCAGCCCGCTGCAACCCGGTGAGTGGCATCACCTCGCCGCGACGTGGAGCCCGCGCGAGATCTCCTTCTACCTCGACGGCGAGGCATCCACCCGATTGCCGCGGCCGCAGATCCCCCAGGGCCTGTCCGGGCGTTTTCTCGTCGGCGACCGGCCGTGGCACTTCAAGCGCGACGCGCGGTCGCTGGTGGATGAACTGTACATCTACGACCGGGCGTTGGTCGCGGAGGAAGTCGCATGGGCCTACGAGCATGCGGCGGATCGCCCGCCCGGCGAGGACGTTCCGGCGGGGCTGGGGCCGCGAGTGCAGATGATGGCGCGGCCGCGAGCGTCGCAGCGCGAAATTCGGGTGGAAGTCGAAGTCAATCCGCGCGGCGGCGCACAGGCCGCTGGCGGTGTCGCGCGCCTGGAACCTCCCGCGGGCACGAAGCCCGCACCGGTGCGCATGCTCAGTTATGAAACCGGTGAAGCCGTCATCCCGTTCACCGAACTTGCCCCCGGCGAGTACCGGGTGAAGGTCACGATGCGGGGCCGTGATGGCGCGGAAATCGGGGCAGCGTCGCAAACGCTGACCGCCCCCGGCCCTCCCGTCTGGCGCGGCAACAAGATCGGCATCCCGGATGCGCCCCCGCCTCCGTGGACGCCGCTCACCACGAAATCGCTGCCGCAGCTTCCGACGTCCATCACATGCTGGGGGCGCCGCTACGAACTCGGTTCCCTGGGGCTGCCGAGCCGCATCGAATCGGCCGGTGCGGAGCTGCTGGGCGCGCCGGTGCGTATGCGCCTGACAGCGGGAGGCAAGCCGGTACGGTGGCAAGCGCGGGAGCGGCGGCTGGTTGAGGCCACCCCTATGGTCGCGCGGTTCGCGGGCTCGGCGAAATGCGATTTGGGCACCCTGGAATGGACCTGCGCCGCCGAGTTTGATGGAATGCTGCGTTACGATCTGACGCTCACACCCGCGCCGGGCGCCGTTGCTGATTCCATGGAGCTACGGGTGCCTCTCGACCCCGCGCATGCCACGCTCTATCATACCGTCATGACGCCGTACAACACCGCCCGCGGCGCTGTGCCGCCCGAGCAAGGGGCGTTCCTCAAGGCGAACTGGGCGATGTACTGGTGGCTCGGTGACGAGGAGCGCGGGCTGGCGGGGTTCTGCGAGTCCGACGAGGCGTGGGATCGCGTAGACCGCGGCGACGGTTTCCGGATCGAACGCACGCCGACGTCCGTAGATGCCGTGTGGTCATTCTGGGAGACGCCGCGCACGCTGACCGAGCCGTGGCGGTTCACCTGCGGCTTGCAGGCGACGCCGGTTAGGGATATCAGCGGATGGCGCAAGTGGCGGCTGACGCCGGGGGTCAACGCCAACGCGCACATCCTATGGCCGACGGCGGATGTCATACGATACTACGGGTATCCGCAGGCGACCGACCCCGAGAAGTACGGCGCGCTCGTTGCGGACTACCACGCGAAGGGCATCGCCGTGGTGCCTTACTCCATCCTCAACGGCATCTCGGCACAGGCGCCGGAGTGGTCGTTCTACGGCGAGGAGTGGGCGAACGGCGCGGCAGACCCCGGTTCCGCGGATGTCATCGCGTACAAGGCCCCGCTCTACGGCTGCTCCCCGGCGCCGGACTGGATAGACTTCGTGGTATGGGCGAACGAGCGTTACGTGCGCG
- a CDS encoding class I SAM-dependent methyltransferase codes for MHFTEYWSIVERSHTIQNPISPEKLGLLADYCRVRDGARVLDVGSGKGWLLCTWAKAWQIDGTGLEVSPWFVAAARQRAEVEGVVDRLNFIEGPALDFAPQPASYDGVLCIGASFALNNFDEAVAWMRRAVKSDGVLAIGEPFLNRPLPPEVAALAGPEAAQWRSLAGTVAALEAHGLELCGLITASPDDWDHYESPHWLAAREWAAANPDHPEREELLRGVRRAREAYFGWQRDYLGWSIFVAAPA; via the coding sequence ATGCATTTCACTGAATACTGGTCTATCGTTGAGCGCAGCCACACTATCCAGAACCCGATATCGCCGGAAAAGCTGGGGCTTCTGGCGGACTACTGCCGGGTAAGGGACGGGGCGCGCGTATTGGACGTGGGAAGCGGTAAGGGATGGCTTCTATGCACGTGGGCGAAGGCGTGGCAGATTGACGGCACGGGGCTGGAGGTCAGCCCGTGGTTTGTGGCGGCGGCGCGCCAGCGCGCGGAGGTGGAGGGCGTGGTTGACCGCCTGAATTTCATCGAGGGGCCGGCGCTCGATTTCGCGCCTCAGCCGGCGAGCTACGACGGGGTTCTGTGCATCGGGGCCTCGTTCGCGTTGAACAACTTCGACGAGGCGGTGGCGTGGATGCGGCGAGCGGTGAAGTCTGACGGGGTGCTCGCCATTGGCGAGCCCTTCCTCAATCGGCCCCTGCCGCCGGAGGTCGCCGCCCTCGCCGGGCCTGAGGCCGCCCAGTGGCGGAGCCTAGCAGGCACGGTAGCGGCGCTGGAGGCCCACGGCCTGGAGCTGTGCGGGCTGATCACGGCTTCGCCAGACGATTGGGACCACTACGAGAGCCCCCACTGGCTGGCCGCCCGCGAGTGGGCGGCCGCTAACCCGGATCACCCCGAGCGCGAGGAGCTCCTCCGGGGGGTGCGCCGGGCACGGGAGGCCTACTTCGGCTGGCAGCGCGACTACCTGGGGTGGAGCATCTTTGTCGCGGCGCCGGCTTAG
- a CDS encoding DUF1963 domain-containing protein, with product MVHDRLNIEEWISRFPLAQARREAGDFVERERLQSPEDYPNEDAVEAHIALMSPGGEIVCSPGDLALAEQLRREAFAEQQIQGVPTDIFVFGRGEPNQREATKVGGLPYWSASQDWPSSAEGRALTFIGQICFADSRDIVGKLPGDVLLIFGPKDSEYLDPDESELEFFWRDMGDSDLIGPGGMPQCEFAIPPSYGVICRTFDYPGAGPLLGRYREAELLAVLEGTKIGGVPRWIQDPESLPGRFLCALGSLSFSADAPYPFVNMPEPVADADLHGPMWGDMGSLYVFLERGEVLHVIVQCY from the coding sequence GTGGTTCACGACAGGTTGAACATCGAGGAATGGATCTCGCGCTTCCCGCTAGCTCAGGCCCGTCGTGAGGCTGGCGACTTCGTCGAGCGAGAGCGACTCCAAAGCCCGGAGGACTATCCGAACGAGGACGCAGTTGAGGCACACATCGCGCTGATGTCGCCCGGCGGCGAGATAGTGTGCAGTCCAGGTGACCTGGCCCTGGCGGAACAGCTTCGAAGAGAGGCCTTTGCCGAGCAGCAGATCCAGGGGGTCCCGACAGACATCTTCGTCTTCGGCCGCGGCGAGCCCAACCAGCGTGAAGCAACGAAGGTGGGGGGACTGCCCTACTGGTCAGCGTCTCAGGACTGGCCATCCTCAGCCGAGGGACGGGCCCTCACCTTCATCGGGCAGATCTGCTTCGCGGACTCGCGGGACATTGTCGGCAAGCTGCCGGGCGATGTACTCCTCATCTTCGGGCCAAAGGACAGCGAGTACCTCGACCCGGATGAGTCGGAGCTGGAGTTCTTCTGGCGCGACATGGGCGACAGTGACCTGATCGGGCCAGGCGGGATGCCTCAGTGCGAGTTCGCCATCCCGCCTTCGTACGGCGTCATCTGCAGAACGTTCGACTACCCTGGCGCGGGGCCACTACTCGGACGCTATCGTGAGGCCGAACTCCTCGCCGTACTGGAAGGCACGAAGATCGGAGGCGTGCCCCGGTGGATTCAGGATCCAGAGTCGCTGCCTGGCAGGTTCTTGTGTGCGCTCGGCTCGCTCTCCTTCTCAGCCGATGCGCCCTATCCGTTCGTCAACATGCCTGAGCCCGTCGCAGACGCGGACCTGCACGGGCCGATGTGGGGCGACATGGGGAGCCTTTACGTGTTCCTCGAAAGAGGGGAGGTCCTGCACGTCATTGTGCAATGCTATTGA
- a CDS encoding GIY-YIG nuclease family protein — translation MKCVYLLASVRDPQQRYVGLASDPEERLKEHNAGKSPHTSRYVPWRIVAVVGFDNRGRASAFERYLKSGSGRAFAKRHFW, via the coding sequence GTGAAGTGCGTCTATCTCCTTGCAAGCGTGCGCGATCCGCAGCAGCGGTACGTTGGACTGGCATCGGACCCGGAGGAACGCCTCAAAGAGCATAACGCTGGCAAGTCGCCCCATACGTCGAGGTACGTGCCGTGGCGCATCGTAGCAGTAGTCGGTTTCGACAATCGAGGCCGAGCTAGCGCGTTTGAACGATATCTGAAATCCGGATCGGGCCGCGCTTTCGCCAAGCGGCACTTCTGGTGA
- a CDS encoding zinc-binding dehydrogenase — translation MKQVRNHRIIVKQRGGPDVLQVIEEGLPEPRRGEARVKVLAAGVSAYDLMIRSISFPGNPRVPFTPGEDIVGVVDKLGDRVSTAQPGQRVAGWTFGDSGGYSEFICRPASQLVSVPSGLDPAEAVALVVNYLTAHLYLHKTASVRSGERVLIHGAAGGLGTALLQLGKLAELEMYGTASQHNHELVSALGAIPIDYRTEDFVERIRNLTGDGVDAVFDPIGGARQLWRSYRVLRKGGRLVPLGSVATSKAGMKVIPLSLLTVFLLKLIPDSKRILLSPNMMKFPHMHNDWYRETLTELLDSAATGKIKPVIAERIPLLEAYRAHELLERGGHAGKVVLVANG, via the coding sequence ATGAAGCAGGTCAGGAATCATCGCATCATCGTGAAACAGCGCGGCGGGCCGGACGTGCTACAGGTCATAGAGGAGGGTCTTCCCGAACCACGGCGCGGCGAGGCCCGGGTGAAGGTCCTCGCCGCTGGAGTCTCCGCCTACGACCTCATGATCCGCTCAATATCGTTCCCCGGGAATCCGCGCGTGCCTTTCACCCCGGGCGAGGACATAGTGGGCGTGGTGGACAAGCTGGGCGACAGGGTGTCAACTGCGCAGCCGGGGCAGAGGGTTGCCGGCTGGACCTTCGGCGATAGCGGCGGCTATTCAGAGTTCATCTGCCGGCCCGCTAGCCAGTTGGTGTCCGTCCCCTCGGGCCTGGATCCCGCCGAGGCCGTCGCCCTGGTTGTGAACTACCTCACCGCACACCTGTACCTACACAAGACCGCCAGCGTGCGCAGCGGCGAGAGGGTCCTGATCCACGGTGCGGCGGGAGGCCTGGGCACCGCTCTGCTCCAGCTTGGCAAGCTGGCCGAGCTAGAAATGTACGGCACGGCGTCCCAGCACAATCACGAACTAGTGTCTGCGCTCGGAGCCATACCTATTGACTACCGCACAGAAGACTTCGTCGAGCGCATCCGCAACCTGACCGGCGATGGGGTGGATGCAGTGTTCGATCCCATCGGGGGTGCACGGCAACTCTGGCGCTCCTACCGAGTCCTGCGCAAAGGTGGACGGTTGGTGCCACTTGGCAGTGTTGCGACATCCAAGGCAGGGATGAAGGTCATTCCACTCAGCCTGCTGACGGTCTTCCTGCTCAAGCTCATTCCGGACAGTAAGCGGATACTGTTGTCCCCGAACATGATGAAGTTCCCGCACATGCACAACGACTGGTACCGTGAAACCTTGACGGAGCTCCTGGATTCGGCGGCAACAGGCAAGATCAAGCCGGTGATCGCGGAGCGCATCCCGTTGCTGGAGGCCTATCGCGCGCACGAGTTGCTCGAGCGCGGCGGACACGCCGGCAAAGTGGTTCTAGTGGCCAATGGATAG